GGAGGCCCAGGCGCTTTCGGGGATCCGGGAGAAGACCGCCACCGTGCGCGCCGCACTGGAGGCGCTGATCGCCAGGGAGAGCGCCCTCCGGCTCGCGGCGCTCGGCGGCACCGAGCGGCATCTTCGCCCGATCCGCCGGCGCAGGAGCGGTAAACGCGCCTGATGCTGGTCGACACCTCCGTCTGGATCGACCATTTCCGCCGGGGGAACGCGG
This DNA window, taken from Candidatus Deferrimicrobiaceae bacterium, encodes the following:
- a CDS encoding type II toxin-antitoxin system VapB family antitoxin, whose product is MRTTLNIDDDLLREAQALSGIREKTATVRAALEALIARESALRLAALGGTERHLRPIRRRRSGKRA